CTGTGCCGAGCATAACATTATGTCGGATGTAGAGATTATCCCGATTCAGGAGATCAACGAAGCCTATGAGCGGGTGCTGAAGAGTGACGTGAAGTATCGCTTTGTAATTGACATGGCTTCCTTGTAAGTATAATTCTACTTCAATAATAACGCCTCTGCCTCCAAGCAGGGGCGTTTTTGTTTGCCTAAGCTTCTAAGCCAAATCCTTACATACTTTTTTCGGCCTAATAGCAGCTGAAAAATTGAATCAAAAGCATTCGCTAACAAGGGCTGTAAACCAAACCCTAAGGCAGGAACAGAACACACTGCAATCCTTGTTTCAAATTTAGCTAACTTGCATGCCTGTTGTGTTTATGCAGAACACAGCAACCTATAAATCAGAATTTACCTGTCCTTACCCGCTAACGCGCCGGTATGGGCGAAGATGAAAGTACGTTGGAAGAAGTAAAAACTACAAATACAGCCTCCATACACCAGGTGCCGAAAGACGGATCACGACTGCCGCTGATGGAGGCTTTTTACACCATACAGGGAGAAGGCGGCAACACGGGCGTGGCCTCTTTTTTTATCCGCCTGGGCGGGTGCGATGTGGGCTGCCACTGGTGTGATGTGAAGGAAAGCTGGGATGCTGAGCAGCACCCGCTAACGGAGATTAATGCTATTGTTGCTGCCGCAGAGGCTTACCCGGGTAAAAACATTGTGATTACGGGCGGCGAACCCTTGCTCTACAACCTCGGGCCGCTTACGGCACACTTACAGCAACAGGGCTTCAAAAACTGCATCGAAACATCAGGCGCCTACCCGCTCAGCGGCACGTGGGATTGGATCTGTTTGTCTCCAAAAAAGTTTAAAGCTCCCCATTCTTCCGTGTATCCCTTTGCACATGAACTAAAAGTAGTTATATTTAACAAGAGCGACTTTAAGTGGGCCGAGGAGCACGCCGCGCAGGTGGGGGCACATTGCCAGCTATACCTGCAACCCGAATGGAGCAGAGCCACTGAAATGACGCCGTTGATTGTGGAGTACGTAAAAAATAACCCAAAATGGCGTGTGTCGCTGCAGACGCACAAGTACATGGACATTCCGTAAGGTACCAACCTATATGCTCAAACACTTCCTTTTTGCCTGTCTGCTTACTTTTGGCGCTGCCTCGGGAGCCCAGGCGCAGACACAGAACCTGAACACATCCTCTGCTAAGGCAGCAAAGCTATACGATAAAGCAGATGATTATGTGCGGGCGAGGGATTTTGAGCGTGCCCTGCAAACCTTGGAAGAAGCCAAAGCCAAAGATCCGAATTTTTCCCAGGCGTATATCAGAGCGGCGAACCTGCATAAAATGATGGGCAACAAGGCTGCCTTCTTTGAGAACCTGGAACAGGGGCTGAAGCTGACGCCTTTTTCGAAAGGCTATGCCAACTACTATTATGAGCTGGCCGAGCTATACTTTGAGAGAGGCAACTATGCTAACGCCAAAGAGTGGTACGAAACGTTTCTGAAGACAGGTGCACGCAATGCCAAGCAAGTAGACTGGGCCAGACACCAACTGAAGACAATAGCATTTGCGCAGCAGGCAATGGAAAAGCCTGTGCCGTTCGATCCGGTGCCGATGCCTCAGCACCTGAACAAGTTCGGACTGCAGTACTTTCCGTATACCACCGCCGACCAGCGTTATTTTATTTATACTGCCCGTGCCAGTGCCCGCCCTGACCATGACGAGAACATTTACATCAGTCAGCTGAAAGGCGAGGAGTGGCAGGCACCAGTCTCTATTTCTGAAGGAATAAACACTCCTGCCAACGAAGGAGCAGCCACCATATCAGGTGATGGCAAAACGTTGGTATTTACCTCCTGTAACCGCCCTGATAGCCAGGGAGACTGTGATTTATATATTGCTTTCAGAACCGGCGGGGAATGGAGCAAGCCGCAGAACATGGGCAAGAGTGTGAACTCCAAAGCATGGGATTCGCAACCAAGTTTATCTGCTGATGGACGAACGCTCTACTTTAGCTCCACACGTGGCGGGGGAGTGGGCCGGGAGGATATCTGGGTGGCCTACCGCAACGACGACGGCTCCTGGAAAACACCGGTTAACCTGGGCAAACCCCTTAACTCCGCTGGCCGCGACATGGCCCCCTCTATTCACGTGAGTGGTTCCACATTATACTTCGTGAGCGACGGACACATTGGTTTGGGCGGGCTGGACATTTTTAAAGCCAACCTGAACACAAACAAAAAATGGACTGAGCCGGCAAACCTGGGCTACCCACTGAACACCTTCGCAGATGAAGGGTCCCTTTTCATTACACCGGATAACGAGATTGGCTACTACTCGCGCCAGGTTAACTCCGATTCCGGTGCTCCCAGTATTCAGCTTTTCCAGTTTAAGGTACCGGCCGAATGGCGTAGCCGCGAGACGAGCACTTATGCCCAGGGCCGTGTGTTTGATGCGGTCACAAAGAAGCCGCTGGCCGCTGAGGTGCAGCTGTACAATGTGCAGACAGATTCCCTTGTGCAGCAGGTGCAGTCCGACAAAGTATCAGGCGAATATACGGTGGTATTGACGGACGGAAAACAGTACGCGCTGTATGTTTCTGCCCCGAAGTACCTGCTTAACAGCCGCAGCTTTGATTATACTTCGGCCAAGGCCCTGTCGCCGGTGGCGCTGGATGTTTACCTGGATCCGGTAAAGTCCGGTGCGGCGATGGTGCTGAACAACCTCTTTTTTGATACGGGGAAGTATGAGTTGGAGAAAAAGTCAAAAACAGAGCTGAACAAGATCGTGATGTTCTTGCAGCAAAACCCATCTGTCAAAATCGAAATTTCAGGACACACGGACGATGTGGGGTCAGACAAAGCAAACCAACTGCTTTCTGAGCGCCGCGCCAAAGCCGTAGTAGATTACCTGGCCAGCCATGGCATCAGCAAAGAACGTTTCCGGTTTAAGGGATACGGTGAGGCAAAGCCTGTGAAGCCAAATACATCCGAAGAGAACCGCCAACTGAACCGCCGCATCGAAATGCGGGTCCTTTAGGGAGTTCTGAGTCTCGGGTTCTGAGTCCTGAGTTATAGGATTCTTTTTCAACAAACTCTTACCGTGATCAACTTTAGTTTAAAACAAGAGAGCCTCCACTACCACAAGTATAAATTCCCTCCCTGGAGGGGCTAGGGATGGATTAATCTTATCATAGACAACATCAATTCATATAAAACAGAAAGGGCTGATCCGAAGATCAGCCCTTTCTGTTTTATATATTGCTATACTTAGCGCTTGTCGATTGAAACATAATCACGCTCTGTCTCGCCGGTGTACACCTGACGTGGACGGCCGATAGGCTCTTTGTTTTCGCGCATTTCTTTCCACTGGGCAATCCAACCTGGCAGGCGCCCAAGTGCAAACATCACTGTGAACATGTCTGTTGGAATACCCAAAGCACGGTAGATGATACCTGAGTAGAAGTCTACGTTCGGGTACAGCTTGCGCTCCACAAAGTATGGATCGTTCAGGGCAGCCTCTTCCAGTTCTTTGGCGATGTTCAGGATCGGGTCTTTCACACCCATGGCGTTCAATACATCATCAGCTGTTTTCTTAATGATCTTGGCGCGTGGGTCAAAGTTTTTATACACTCGGTGTCCGAAGCCCATCAAACGGAAAGGATCATCTTTGTCCTTTGCCTTGTTGATGAATTTCTTGGAGTCGCCACCGTCTGCTTTGATCTGCTCCAGCATCTCAATAACCGCCTGGTTGGCACCACCGTGCAGCGGGCCCCACAGGGCGCTGATACCGGCAGATACAGAAGAGTAAAGGCTGGCGTTGGCAGAACCTACCAAGCGCACCGTAGAAGTAGAACAGTTCTGCTCATGGTCGGCGTGCAGGATCAGGAGCTTATTCAGGGCATCCACTACCACTGGGTTCACTTCGTAATCCTCTGTTGGATAAGCGAACATCATGTGCAGGAAGTTCGAGCAGTAATCCAGTTGGTTTTTAGGATAGTTAACCGGATGGCCAATGGAGTTCTTATAAGACCAGGCAGCGATGGTAGATATCTTGGCCATCAGGCGAATAATGGAAAGGTCCATTTCCTCTGTCGTCTGGTTCGGGTTAAGCGACTCAGGGTAAAAAGCTGTAAGTGAGCTAACCAGGGCAGAAAGAATACCCATAGGGTGCGAGGTGGACGGGAATCCATCCAGTATCTTGCGCATGTCTTCGTTCACCAACGTATGGCGACGAATCTTATCGCTGAAATCGGCCAGTTCCTCTGTTGTTGGCAGTGTGCCGTAAATCAGGAGGTAAGCCACCTCCACAAAGTTAGAGCGCTCAGCCAGCTGCTCAATTGGATAGCCTCTGTAGCGCAAAATGCCCAGTTCACCATCCAGGAATGTGATGGCACTTTTGGTGGCACCTGTATTTTTATAACCTGAGTCCAGGGTAATGTAACCTGTTTTACCGCGCAGCGAGGAGATGTCGATGGCTTTTTCGTTCTCCGTGCCTTCCACGATAGGCATCTGGTAAGATTTACCGTCTAATATTATTTCAGCAGATTCTGACATGTTGAATTATCTTTAATGTCCGTTGTTGTGTCTCAATTGGAAGCGAAATTATGGAAAATTGTTCTAAAATGAAACGCTGCAGTGCATAATATCTGCTGTTAACTATGTATAAAAGTTTCACTTTTGATCAACTTATGTATAAACGGTAAATCTGAGAAAAGTTTTAATTAAATCTGTACCCTGGTTTTTAATTTGTTGATTTGATGCGACACCTGGCTCAGAGGTTGGGTGAAGCAGGGTAATAGCAGGTTCCGGCAGCTGGCTTCACCAGCCGAACCTGTGGCTGCACCTTGAAGTATAAAAGTGGCAAAAGCCGATCATTATAGCTATTTTTGCAGCATGTATACCCGCGAACAAGCATCTCAGTTACGGCAGCAATTCTGGACTACCTTTGGCCAGTATCTTACTCCTTTGCTTTCGGCCGAAGGGATGCGGGTGAACTGGATAAATTATAAAACCGGCGCAAAGCACGTGTACTTCCGCATGAATGCCGACAAGAAGCAGGGATCCATAGCCATTGAACTGACGCACCCGGATGTTGAAATGCAGCAGCTGGTTTTCGAGCAGCTTCTGGAGCACAAAACGATGCTGCACGAGGCGCTGGGGGAGGAGTGGGAGTGGGCACTCCACACCACCGACGAAAACGACCGCACCGTCAGTCGCATCTATAAAGAGATTGCGCCAGCCAACGTCTTCAACAAAGACGACTGGCCGAAGCTGATCTCTTTTTTCAAGCCCCGCATTATCGCCCTGGATGCCTTCTGGAGCGATGCCAGGTATTCGTTTGAGGAGTAAAAGCTTACCAGGTGGTATCGTCTTCGGGGTTGGTGAAGCCAAGGCCGGGCTGGTAGCGGGTGCCGTTGCCGTTGAGGTGGTTCCACATGTCTACCTGCATCTTCTGCTTGTCAAGCCGAATAAACTCTTCCCATCGTTCCTGGTCATCCTCTGAGAACTGGTTCACCAGGTCGCTTAACTGCATGTTAGCCTGCTCTTGCAGCCTTGCCTGCAGCTCCGGGTCGGTGCGCAGCATGTGGTCTATCTTTATTCGGAAATAGGTATTCAGCTCCTTGTACCTATCCGCATCCCAGTTCTCCAGATTTTGATTTTCCATCCGTTCGTTATTCTAGTGCTTCCTTATACTTCTAGATATCCATACATCCTACCGCCCTTGTAAGATTGCTACAAACAGCCATACTGGTGCAAAAAAATAGTGGCCCACCAACTAAAACGGACGCAAGCTATTTATTTGTTCAGCCTGCGTGTCATTAATAGCTAATAAAGCGGCGGCTAATTTCACTTACTCGTTGAAATGGTACAGGAAAGTGATGATGCCGGTGTAGGCGGGTTTTTTACTGTCTTTAATTTCAAGCGTTACCTCCAGGCGTGCTTTGGCGATGCCCCGCAGGTTTTTCACCGATAGTAATTTAGCGCGTAGTCTAACTTCACTGTCTACTGTTACGGCCTGGTTAAAGCGCAGGCTTTCGATCTCATAGTTTACCTGCATTTTCAGGTTCTCTATGGTCGTGATCTGCTGCCAGAGGTAGGGCAGGAGCGAGACCGTAAGGTAGCCGTGCGCGATGGTTGCCTTAAAAGGTGTCTCAGTGGCGGCACGTTCAGCATCGGTGTGAATCCACTGGTGGTCCAGGGTAGCGTCGGCAAACTGGTTGATTTGCTGTTGGGTGATGGTGTGGTAATCGGAAATACCCATTTCGGCTCCCTCGTATTGCTCAAGTTCTTCCAGGCTTCTGATGGTTAGTTTACTCATGGAGTTGTGTGGTTAGTGGCTTAAATGTTCTGTGATGTGCTTTTAGTGTTCAGCGGTAGCTTGAAATGGAAAGGTAAAGATAAAAGCAATACGATAGTATAGGTAACATGATTGAAATACCCAATCTGAGCGCTGCTAGCTACCCGTTAACCATTCATACTTTATACTTTTCCTGTTCAATGACTACGCCTGTACTGTACGCGCCGCTACGGGTATGGTAACTTAATTCTCATATGAAGCTATCCTCAACAAACCCGAATGCAAGGTGAATTTATTGTGCTTCTCAGCAACTCAGGTGAGGCTGTAGCTATTTTATTTGAAGGTTTTTACTTGTGATACACGAGCAGAAGTATATAAAGTAATCTGAATGCAGAAGAGGCAACTGCAGCCGCGTAACTCTTGGCAGTTTTACCGGTATGCTTAGAAAGTAATTTAAAACTAGCGCTATGAAGTATAACCTGCTCGGAAAATCAGATCTGTCGGTAAGTGAAGTGAGTTTTGGCTGCATGTCGTTGGGAGACGACGATGCGGAAAATAAACAACTGCTGCACCAGGCGCTCGACAAGGGGATAAACTTTTTCGACACAGCGGATCTTTATGCAAAGGGTGAAAACGAGCGAACAGTGGGCAAAGCCTTCCAAGGCATGCGCGACCAGGTGTACATCGCCACCAAAGTAGGAAACCAGTGGCGCCCCGACGGCAGCGGCTGGGACTGGAACCCACGTAAAGAGTATATTTTGCAGGCAGTGGATAAAAGCCTGCAGCGCCTCCAGACAGCGTACATCGATCTCTACCAGCTGCACGGCGGCACCATTGACGACCCCATGGACGAAACGATTGAAGCCTTTGAACTGCTGCAGCAACAGGGTAAGATCCGGTACTTCGGTATTTCCTCTATCCGCCCCAACGTTGTCCGAGAATTCGTCATCCGGTCCAGTATCGTGAGTGTGATGATGCAATATAGCCTGCTGGATCGACGCCCGGAAGAGGCGGTGCTGCCTTTGCTGCAGCAGCATAACATTGGCGTGCTGGCACGCGGCAGCCTCGCGCAGGGGCTGCTGGCCGGTAAACCTGCTAAACCATACTTAAACTATGTAACCGATGAGGTCCGGAAAGCAGCTGAAGCAGTTAGTGCGTTGGCAGGTGAATCGGGTAATGCCGCTGCAACGGCTGTGCGCTATGTGCTGCAACAGCCAGCCATTACCACCGCCGTGCTCGGCATCCGGACAAACGAGCACTTGAAGGACGCACTCGCCGCTTCGACTACTACTGCACCTCTTGCAGATCAAGCTATACAAAAGTTGCAGGCGGCACTGCCCCTCAACAAATATGAGCAGCACCGGTAGCGTTACAGGCTCCTGATACACACATACCACTGGCGTATGCATCCGCTTTTGCCGATCGACAAGCATTGCTACATACTTTAGTTATAAATAGATGCTGTTGGGGAGCTGCTTTATACTTGCAGAGAATGTTATCCGGCACAAGGCACAAGCATACGTTTGCGCCGGATACCGGATTAACGTATGCCTTTCTCCGCTAAATACTCCTGCAGGCCTTTCTCAAACAGCGCCACTTCCTCCAGTGTGTTATAGGGAGCCAAGCCTATTCTGATCCAGCCGCCCATGGGATTGACGCCAAGTTTCTCTGCCATGGTGGAGGCATAGAAATGGCCGTCGGCGATGTTCATGTTGTATTTCTCGGCAAACCAGGAGGTGGCTTCGCGGGCGTTTACATTTTTGATGGTGAAGGCGAAAGTTGGCGTTTTAGGCGTACCTGCCGGTGCGCGGTAAAGGCGTACCCCCGGTTGCTCCTGTAAAAAACGCTCAATCCGTTCGGCCAGCGTCAGCTCGTGCGCCTCAATGCGCTGCATGCCCGACTGCAGCCGTTCCCGGCGGGTGGTACCTTCGCCCTGTGCTTCTATAAACGAGATAGCCCCGATCAGGCCGGCTATAGCTTCGTGGTTCTGCGTGCCCGTTTCCAGTTTATCCGGAATTTCCTGCGGCGCCGGCTGCAGTTTGTACACGGGCAGCTTCTCAAACAGCGAGGCCGCAATCACGGCCATGCCAATGTGCGGGCCAAAAAACTTGTAAGCCGAGCACAGCAACACATCGCAGCCAAGCGCTTTGAAGTCGATGGATAGGTGCGGCACCGCATGCACGGCATCTACTATCACCAGCGCGTTCACCTCTTTTGCCCGGGCCACAATACGAGCGACATCCGTTACCGTGCCCGTTACATTCGAGGACATTCCCACAGCCACCAGTTTCGTCTTTTCCGTAATTACCTCGTTCAGTCTGTCCAGCTCCAGGGTATAGGTGTTGGGGTTTACCTGCAGGAATTTCACTGCCGCGCCGGTGTCTTTCGCCAGTGTCACCCACGGGTCCACGTTGGCCCGGTGGTCCAGCTCAGTCACCACAATTTCATCTTCCCCAGAGATAGAAGAAGCAAGGCTACGGGCGATGGAAAAAGCCAGTGAGGTCATGTTCTGGCCGAAAGCCACTTCATGCGGGTCGCAGTGCAGCAAATCAGCCACGGTCTTGCGGCCTTCCTCCAGCAGGATATCGGTCTTCACGCTTGTCTGGAAGGGGCCGTGCAAATTGGCCATGCCACTGGTGATATATCCTACCAAGGCATCTATACTTTGCCGCGCCATCTGGGTGCCGCCGGGTCCATCAAAATAAATAAAGGGCTTTTGTTGACCGCCTTCTCGCAAGGCCGGGAAATCAGCACGCAGCTGCTCTATTGAAATCTGACTCATTGTTCTACGTTTTGTTCTCGCTCAATTTAGCTAAAAGAACGAGATGGAAACAGTTTAGTTAATAAGGAGGGCGCATCATAGTCTATGCGCACCCTGCAACACAGGGAAGGAGTTATGGCGCTACTGCAGACTTGCCGCTACAGCCAACTGAAAATATAAAAAATATATTTCAAGCAACAGTTATATGCCTTTGCCCAGCCTGTAGCCAATGCCGAGGCTGAAGAAAAGGCTGCTAAAACGGGTATCAGAAAAATTGATTCTCTTGGATAGACTGTTACCCGCCTGGTCAGTTCCCTCCAACGTGTAGGTGCCGAGATCGCCTTTCCCTACATAAAAGTACTGCAGCTGTAAATCAGCAGAAAAGCGTTTGCCTATGGCACTATTATAGCCTCCCTCTACCACGACTCCGGGTTTAAGGTAGGCCTTGTCTGCTAACTTTGTCTCTCCGTAAGAAGGAGCAGCCTGAAGGCGGTGGAAAGCAGGGCCCAGCCCCAGGCGGAGTGCAGGATAAGTGAGGGGGGCATACCCGATCGCTGCCAGGGTTAGGCAGGAGGTCTCGGTGGACAATGGGGCATAATCGCTGGAGAAACCATGCACATCCGTCTCCCTAAAGTTCACCAGCCCTTTTGCCTTGTACTTCTGCCTGAAGGTAAACGCTACGCCTACTTGTACCGCGGCTTCCTGCCGGTAATCCATGTTATCGAAAATTGCTTTCAAACCGCCACGATTATTCTTGACAGCAAAGCCGGCATCTTTTAACAGTTCCAGCATGCTGTGTCCCGATCCGGCAAAAATTACCCCGGAATGAAACGTGATAACAGGCCCGGCCGGAGAGGCAGACTGGCCCGCAGCAGACTGCCAAAGCACCAGTAAAAAGAGCAGAAGGAGAATATTTTTCATCAGCCCGGTTTATTAAGGCAATCGATCTTTATACTATTAGCGGAAAAAGTAGAGAGCCAACAGAGGCAGAAACAAGCCCGTAACAGCAAGCGCAGCAAACAATACCGTTTGCTGCGCTTGCTTTGCTGTAGTTTGGCTACTGGCCATACTTCCAACAGAGAGTCGGAAGTATGGCTTAGTCGTATTTGTTCTTTTTCTTTTCAAGTTTAGCAGCCGCCTTTTCCTTTGGTGTTTTGGCTGGCTTTTTCTTAACGTCCTTTTTTGCGTCTTGTGACTTTGCCATGGGAGTAGGTTTATAGTTTACCTAAAGATACGGGTTTTTTAATTCGGAGGTAAAGCTTTTGGGCAGGATAATGTTTTCTGGCTATATGCAGCAGGCAGTAATGTATACTTCCATCAAAGAAGGTCGCGGTAGCCGCCTTTAAACACCTCGTTTACATGCCAGATGGTGAATTATGGATCAGGGTAGAAGGCTTTCTTCTGTGGCGGTTTAATGGATTCGCCGTGGTGTTGCAGGAGCCATTCGTTTGCCCATATCCATTAACCTCATCCGAAACCAGCATACGCAGGTCTTCATGCAGGTACTAATGTTGTGAACATATTAATTTCATTGGACACTGTAAATGTCGTAACATATGTAAGGTTGGTTAAAGCTCGACTCACCTAAAGGTCAGCATATAAAAAGCCGCCCATGCACAAACACAGGCGGCTTTATACTTGAAGTTATCCCCCAACAACGGGCGCTAATCCTTTTTAAGATATATTCAGTCTTTGTTCTCCTCCTCTTCGTCCACCGTCACGGTTCTGGTCTGCTCGGTGGTGTCGTACTGCACCACGGTTTCCGTTACCTCGTATTCTGTCGCAACAGAATCCCGGTCCACTACTACGCCTTCCTCGGCGGTACTTCCTTTATCGGTTCGCTCACAGGCCATCATGCTTAGAGATCCCAGCACAAGTGCACCTGCAAAAAATATCTTTTTCATAATTGTATGTTTAAGTTATGTATGATCATAATACAATATCATGACATCTATGTGTCAGATGCTATATTTGGTGTATTTACGAGTATAACTATATAAAAGGTTTTTTTCGTCGACTTGTAGCTAGGTGAAACATGTAAAATGTACAAAAGTATCTGATGTACTGGTTTTACATAAACATAAACTTCTTCAACGCCTCCTCATGCCTTCTTTGGCCGAAGCAGGAGCAAAGCAAACGAATCTTCTAAAGTCAGCAAATTTAGAAGTATAGCTGCCACAGCTATACTTGAAGAAAAGCAAAAGCCCCAGCAGTGTATTTGGATGCTGCTGGGGCTTTTGCTCCCGAACGAGCTGTACCACATTTATTCTGCGGCAGCGCTTTTTCGGTGTTGGATGATTCTAAAGTCCTCCACCAGCTTTACCGCTTCGGGAATGTCTTCCGAGAAAAGGGCGATAAAGGCTCCCGTTGGGGCATATTCCAGGGCATGCGCCAAGGCACGTGTCTCCTGGTTTATCTCAAGGGGCTCCAGCTCAGGTTTCACTTTAAAGATGCCCTTCTTCAGCAGGTTGTTAATTTCCTTCCCGTCCCGCCCGCGCAAATCCTTGTCCTGCCGGATGATGATCTCGTCGAATACTTCGGCGGCGATGCGGCCCACTTCAATCATGTCCTCGTCGCGGCGATCACCTACACCGGCTATGATACCTATTTTTCTGGTGGCCGGCGTCTGCTCCACAAAATCACCGATGGCCTGCATGGCCGCAATGTTGTGGGCATAGTCGATGAGTACCTCCGCCTTGGGCAGGTTAAACAGGTTCATGCGGCCTGGCGTGGTTTCGGCAGAGGGGATAAAAGTGCGCAACGCCGTTTTGATCTCATTAATCTCCATGTGGGAGATATAGGCTGCCAGTGTAGCCGCCAGCACATTGTAAATATTAAACCGCGCTTTGCCACCAAAGGTAAGTGGTACATCTGCCACACGATCTATCCTGATCTTGTAGGAGTTCTTGAAAATGGAGATGTAGTTGTCTTCCAGCACAGCCGCCAGTCCCCCTTTCGAAATATGTTCTATGATGCGCGGGTTCTGCTCGTCCAGGCTGAAGAAAGCAACTTTGCAGCGGAGGCCATTGGCCATGTCGTACACCAGGTCATCATCCGCATTCAGGACTGCATAGCCGTTGGAGCAGACTGTTTTGGGAATTACGCCTTTCACGCGGGCCATGTCTTCCACGGTATTGATATCGCCAAGGCCCAGGTGGTCCTCCGACACGTTCATCACAATGCCAATGTCGCACTGCCGGAAGGCCAGGCCAGAACGCAGTAACCCGCCCCGGGCGCATTCCAGCACAGCATAGTTCACCGTCGGGTCTTTCAGCACAAACTCACTGCTGTAGGAGCCAGTGGTATCGCCTTTAATAATCTTACGGCCCTGAATATAGATGCCGTCGGTGGTGGTATAGCCGGTTTTATACCCTTTAAAGTTTAGAATATGCGAGATAAGGCGGGTAGTGGTGGTTTTGCCATTGGTACCGGTTACAGCCACAATCGGGATGCGCGAGGGGCTGCCATGCGGAAACAGCATGTTGATGATCGGCTCGGCCACGTTGCGGGGCAGGCCTTCGGTAGGGGAGATGTGCATTCGGAGGCCCGGTGCGGCATTCACCTCTATCACAGCACCCCTAGTTTCAGGCAGCGGTATGGCGATGTCGCTTGTCATCACGTCAACGCCGCAAATGTCAAGTCCAATAATGCCCGCAATGCGCTCGGCCATCAGCACGTTGTACGGGTGCACAATGTCGGTCACATCCTTGGCAGTACCGCCGGTGCTTAGGTTGGCGGTCTTCTTTAGGTACAGTTCTTCGCCTACTGGTAATACCGACTGCAGCGTGAGCCCTTTCTCCCGTAGGATGCTCCGGCTTATTTTGTCTATCTTGATGTGAGTGAGCGCCTTTTCGTGTCCCACGCCCCGGCGGGGGTCCTTGTTTACCTGGTTCACCAGTTGCCGCAACGTCGATTTGCCATCACCCACCACCATGGCAGGGGTGCGTTTGGCAGCGGCAATAAACTTGCCGTTGATGACCAGCAGGCGGTAGTCGTAGCCCTGAATAAACTGCTCTACCATCACCGCATTGGAATAGCGCTGAGCCTCTGCAAAACCCTTCAGGGCATCTTTCCAGTTTTCGATGTTGATGCTGGCCCCCTTGCCTTGGTTGCCATCCAGCGGCTTCGTTACGAGAGGATACCCCAGTTCCTCCACTGCCTCCTCCAGTTCGCGCGTGCAGTATACCGTCAGGCCCTGTGGTACAGGTACGCCCGCTTCCTCCAGTATGGCCTTAGTGATATTTTTGTTACCCGCGTTTTCGACAGCAAAGCAGGAAGTGTTGCTGCTCATAGCCGCCTGTATGCGTTTTTGGTACATGCCGTACCCGAGCTGGATGTGCCCGCTTTGCTTGTTCTGGATGTACGGGATGTTGCGGTTCACGGCCTCCTGCACAATGGCTTCGGTTGTCGGCCCAAAATACTCGTCTTCCCGGATCTGGTGCAGTTTGGCCACATCCTGAATCACGTTCACCCGTTCGCCTTGTGCCAGGGCCTCCGTAATGCGCACGGCCGCTTCAGCCGCATACTCGCCTGCCCGTTCCTGCTGGTACGAGAACACAACAAAGTCTACACCGGGCTGGCTCGATGCATAGCACCTGCCGTAGCCGCTGCTCATGCCCGCCATGGTTTGCAGCTCCAGGGCAATGTGCTGCACAAGTTTACTGAAGGTGGTGCCCTCGTTCACCAAACGTATAAAGCCGCCCTCTGTGCCAGCCGAGGAGCGGTGCTTGATGATGTCGGGGAAAAGTTTCTGTAGCTTCTGAGCCAGGTTTGGCACATCGCTGGTGAGGGTGTCCTGCTTCTCCTGTAGGTCCAGTTTGAGCACAATAATTTTAGGATGCTTGATGGACCAGTAATTAGGTCCACGCATTATTTTTATTTCCAGGATTTTCATGTGTTTAA
Above is a window of Pontibacter akesuensis DNA encoding:
- a CDS encoding cysteine desulfurase-like protein; translated protein: MSQISIEQLRADFPALREGGQQKPFIYFDGPGGTQMARQSIDALVGYITSGMANLHGPFQTSVKTDILLEEGRKTVADLLHCDPHEVAFGQNMTSLAFSIARSLASSISGEDEIVVTELDHRANVDPWVTLAKDTGAAVKFLQVNPNTYTLELDRLNEVITEKTKLVAVGMSSNVTGTVTDVARIVARAKEVNALVIVDAVHAVPHLSIDFKALGCDVLLCSAYKFFGPHIGMAVIAASLFEKLPVYKLQPAPQEIPDKLETGTQNHEAIAGLIGAISFIEAQGEGTTRRERLQSGMQRIEAHELTLAERIERFLQEQPGVRLYRAPAGTPKTPTFAFTIKNVNAREATSWFAEKYNMNIADGHFYASTMAEKLGVNPMGGWIRIGLAPYNTLEEVALFEKGLQEYLAEKGIR
- the cphA gene encoding cyanophycin synthetase — its product is MKILEIKIMRGPNYWSIKHPKIIVLKLDLQEKQDTLTSDVPNLAQKLQKLFPDIIKHRSSAGTEGGFIRLVNEGTTFSKLVQHIALELQTMAGMSSGYGRCYASSQPGVDFVVFSYQQERAGEYAAEAAVRITEALAQGERVNVIQDVAKLHQIREDEYFGPTTEAIVQEAVNRNIPYIQNKQSGHIQLGYGMYQKRIQAAMSSNTSCFAVENAGNKNITKAILEEAGVPVPQGLTVYCTRELEEAVEELGYPLVTKPLDGNQGKGASINIENWKDALKGFAEAQRYSNAVMVEQFIQGYDYRLLVINGKFIAAAKRTPAMVVGDGKSTLRQLVNQVNKDPRRGVGHEKALTHIKIDKISRSILREKGLTLQSVLPVGEELYLKKTANLSTGGTAKDVTDIVHPYNVLMAERIAGIIGLDICGVDVMTSDIAIPLPETRGAVIEVNAAPGLRMHISPTEGLPRNVAEPIINMLFPHGSPSRIPIVAVTGTNGKTTTTRLISHILNFKGYKTGYTTTDGIYIQGRKIIKGDTTGSYSSEFVLKDPTVNYAVLECARGGLLRSGLAFRQCDIGIVMNVSEDHLGLGDINTVEDMARVKGVIPKTVCSNGYAVLNADDDLVYDMANGLRCKVAFFSLDEQNPRIIEHISKGGLAAVLEDNYISIFKNSYKIRIDRVADVPLTFGGKARFNIYNVLAATLAAYISHMEINEIKTALRTFIPSAETTPGRMNLFNLPKAEVLIDYAHNIAAMQAIGDFVEQTPATRKIGIIAGVGDRRDEDMIEVGRIAAEVFDEIIIRQDKDLRGRDGKEINNLLKKGIFKVKPELEPLEINQETRALAHALEYAPTGAFIALFSEDIPEAVKLVEDFRIIQHRKSAAAE